From a region of the Haematobia irritans isolate KBUSLIRL chromosome 4, ASM5000362v1, whole genome shotgun sequence genome:
- the LOC142232920 gene encoding uncharacterized protein LOC142232920 isoform X3 produces MSGPDINNPLITILLKFREGPIAVCGDIQEMFHQIGVAKMDQNCQRFLWRNGDVNLPVDTYVMERLIFGATCSPTIAQFVKNLNARKFMDLYPRAVHGIIDRHYVDDYVDCFQSEEEAIKVLKDVIKIHKVAGFQLHGIKSNSKKVLNECGNLDGQTGKSGNTLCYDGVERVLGIQWVPATDVFCFELKLNKVDGRVLKGEKIPTKREMLCLNMSIYDPFGFVSDFTITSKIIMQSLWKSGVQWDDELPAEIYGRWKFWLAQLPNIVKFNVPRFYDGVAVDQVGPQNVQTIRG; encoded by the exons ATGTCAGGACCAGACATAAATAATCCACTAATCActattcttttaaaatttagagAAGGCCCCATCGCTGTGTGTGGTGACATTCAAGAAATGTTTCACCAAATTGGTGTGGCGAAAATGGATCAGAACTGTCAGAGATTCTTATGGAGGAATGGAGACGTGAATTTGCCAGTGGACACATATGTGATGGAGCGCTTGATATTTGGTGCCACTTGTTCCCCCACAATTGCCcagtttgttaaaaatttgaatgcCAGAAAATTTATGGATTTGTACCCTAGAGCCGTTCATGGTATCATCGATCGTCATTATGTGGATGACTATGTCGACTGCTTTCAGTCCGAAGAGGAGGCGATCAAAGTAttaaaagatgtcattaaaattcaTAAAGTTGCGGGATTCCAATTGCATGGTATAAAATCCAACTCGAAAAAGGTGCTGAACGAGTGCGGTAACCTTGATGGGCAAACGGGTAAGAGTGGCAACACTTTGTGCTATGATGGAGTGGAGCGAGTACTCGGTATTCAGTGGGTACCTGCAACAGATGTTTTCTGTTTTGAACTAAAGTTAAATAAAGTGGACGGACGAGTATTAAAAGGTgaaaaaattccaaccaaacggGAAATGTTGTGTTTAAATATGTCCATCTACGACCCGTTTGGTTTTGTGAGTGATTTTACGATAACGTCAAAAATTATAATGCAAAGTTTATGGAAGTCCGGTGTACAGTGGGATGATGAGCTCCCTGCAGAAATATATGGCCGCTGGAAGTTCTGGTTGGCACAGTTGCCGAATATTGTGAAATTCAATGTGCCTag ATTCTACGACGGTGTTGCAGTGGATCAGGTCGGACCACAGAATGTACAAACAATACGTGGCTAA
- the LOC142232920 gene encoding uncharacterized protein LOC142232920 isoform X1: protein MSGPDINNPLITILLKFREGPIAVCGDIQEMFHQIGVAKMDQNCQRFLWRNGDVNLPVDTYVMERLIFGATCSPTIAQFVKNLNARKFMDLYPRAVHGIIDRHYVDDYVDCFQSEEEAIKVLKDVIKIHKVAGFQLHGIKSNSKKVLNECGNLDGQTGKSGNTLCYDGVERVLGIQWVPATDVFCFELKLNKVDGRVLKGEKIPTKREMLCLNMSIYDPFGFVSDFTITSKIIMQSLWKSGVQWDDELPAEIYGRWKFWLAQLPNIVKFNVPRYYNPAYNNNDVQLHIFTDASEDAMVAVGYWRVVSSDIKVAFVMGKTSCAPTRFHTTPKLELHAAVMGILRRCCSGSGRTTECTNNTWLIE, encoded by the exons ATGTCAGGACCAGACATAAATAATCCACTAATCActattcttttaaaatttagagAAGGCCCCATCGCTGTGTGTGGTGACATTCAAGAAATGTTTCACCAAATTGGTGTGGCGAAAATGGATCAGAACTGTCAGAGATTCTTATGGAGGAATGGAGACGTGAATTTGCCAGTGGACACATATGTGATGGAGCGCTTGATATTTGGTGCCACTTGTTCCCCCACAATTGCCcagtttgttaaaaatttgaatgcCAGAAAATTTATGGATTTGTACCCTAGAGCCGTTCATGGTATCATCGATCGTCATTATGTGGATGACTATGTCGACTGCTTTCAGTCCGAAGAGGAGGCGATCAAAGTAttaaaagatgtcattaaaattcaTAAAGTTGCGGGATTCCAATTGCATGGTATAAAATCCAACTCGAAAAAGGTGCTGAACGAGTGCGGTAACCTTGATGGGCAAACGGGTAAGAGTGGCAACACTTTGTGCTATGATGGAGTGGAGCGAGTACTCGGTATTCAGTGGGTACCTGCAACAGATGTTTTCTGTTTTGAACTAAAGTTAAATAAAGTGGACGGACGAGTATTAAAAGGTgaaaaaattccaaccaaacggGAAATGTTGTGTTTAAATATGTCCATCTACGACCCGTTTGGTTTTGTGAGTGATTTTACGATAACGTCAAAAATTATAATGCAAAGTTTATGGAAGTCCGGTGTACAGTGGGATGATGAGCTCCCTGCAGAAATATATGGCCGCTGGAAGTTCTGGTTGGCACAGTTGCCGAATATTGTGAAATTCAATGTGCCTaggtatta taatccaGCATACAATAATAATGACGTACAACTCCACATATTTACGGATGCTAGTGAAGATGCTATGGTTGCGGTGGGTTATTGGCGTGTGGTAAGTAGTGATATCAAAGTGGCTTTTGTTATGGGCAAGACAAGTTGTGCCCCAACTCGTTTCCACACAACCCCCAAATTGGAATTGCATGCCGCCGTCATGGGA ATTCTACGACGGTGTTGCAGTGGATCAGGTCGGACCACAGAATGTACAAACAATACGTGGCTAATCGAGTAG
- the LOC142232920 gene encoding uncharacterized protein LOC142232920 isoform X2: MSGPDINNPLITILLKFREGPIAVCGDIQEMFHQIGVAKMDQNCQRFLWRNGDVNLPVDTYVMERLIFGATCSPTIAQFVKNLNARKFMDLYPRAVHGIIDRHYVDDYVDCFQSEEEAIKVLKDVIKIHKVAGFQLHGIKSNSKKVLNECGNLDGQTGKSGNTLCYDGVERVLGIQWVPATDVFCFELKLNKVDGRVLKGEKIPTKREMLCLNMSIYDPFGFVSDFTITSKIIMQSLWKSGVQWDDELPAEIYGRWKFWLAQLPNIVKFNVPRYYNPAYNNNDVQLHIFTDASEDAMVAVGYWRVILRRCCSGSGRTTECTNNTWLIE, encoded by the exons ATGTCAGGACCAGACATAAATAATCCACTAATCActattcttttaaaatttagagAAGGCCCCATCGCTGTGTGTGGTGACATTCAAGAAATGTTTCACCAAATTGGTGTGGCGAAAATGGATCAGAACTGTCAGAGATTCTTATGGAGGAATGGAGACGTGAATTTGCCAGTGGACACATATGTGATGGAGCGCTTGATATTTGGTGCCACTTGTTCCCCCACAATTGCCcagtttgttaaaaatttgaatgcCAGAAAATTTATGGATTTGTACCCTAGAGCCGTTCATGGTATCATCGATCGTCATTATGTGGATGACTATGTCGACTGCTTTCAGTCCGAAGAGGAGGCGATCAAAGTAttaaaagatgtcattaaaattcaTAAAGTTGCGGGATTCCAATTGCATGGTATAAAATCCAACTCGAAAAAGGTGCTGAACGAGTGCGGTAACCTTGATGGGCAAACGGGTAAGAGTGGCAACACTTTGTGCTATGATGGAGTGGAGCGAGTACTCGGTATTCAGTGGGTACCTGCAACAGATGTTTTCTGTTTTGAACTAAAGTTAAATAAAGTGGACGGACGAGTATTAAAAGGTgaaaaaattccaaccaaacggGAAATGTTGTGTTTAAATATGTCCATCTACGACCCGTTTGGTTTTGTGAGTGATTTTACGATAACGTCAAAAATTATAATGCAAAGTTTATGGAAGTCCGGTGTACAGTGGGATGATGAGCTCCCTGCAGAAATATATGGCCGCTGGAAGTTCTGGTTGGCACAGTTGCCGAATATTGTGAAATTCAATGTGCCTaggtatta taatccaGCATACAATAATAATGACGTACAACTCCACATATTTACGGATGCTAGTGAAGATGCTATGGTTGCGGTGGGTTATTGGCGTGTG ATTCTACGACGGTGTTGCAGTGGATCAGGTCGGACCACAGAATGTACAAACAATACGTGGCTAATCGAGTAG